A single region of the Bacteroidota bacterium genome encodes:
- the lptB gene encoding LPS export ABC transporter ATP-binding protein, producing the protein MILRAENLVKKYRSRTVVRGVSLEVKPGEIVGLLGPNGAGKTTSFYIIVGLIRPNSGKVFLDNDEITGMPMYRRAQKGIGYLPQEASVFRGMSVEDNIRAVLEFTDYTKEQQRDRLESLLDEFGLQNVRKGKGITLSGGERRRTEIARALAVDPKFILLDEPFAGVDPIAVEDIQAIVSKLKTKNIGVLITDHNVHETLNITDRAYLLFEGSILKSGTAEELASDEQVRKVYLGKNFELRR; encoded by the coding sequence ATGATACTTCGCGCCGAAAATCTTGTTAAAAAATACCGCAGCCGCACGGTTGTGAGAGGTGTTTCACTTGAAGTAAAACCCGGTGAGATAGTTGGATTATTAGGTCCGAATGGTGCCGGGAAAACAACATCATTTTATATTATTGTTGGGCTGATTCGCCCGAACAGCGGCAAGGTTTTTCTAGATAATGATGAGATAACGGGCATGCCCATGTACAGGCGTGCGCAAAAGGGTATCGGCTATCTTCCGCAGGAAGCGTCGGTATTTCGGGGTATGAGTGTTGAAGATAATATCAGGGCCGTACTTGAATTTACCGATTACACAAAAGAGCAGCAGCGCGACAGGCTTGAATCGTTGCTTGATGAATTTGGTTTGCAGAATGTACGTAAAGGAAAAGGAATCACCCTTTCGGGCGGTGAGCGCCGCAGAACGGAAATTGCACGCGCATTAGCCGTTGACCCTAAATTTATTCTTCTCGACGAACCGTTTGCAGGCGTTGATCCTATTGCCGTTGAAGATATTCAGGCCATTGTTTCCAAACTCAAAACAAAAAATATCGGTGTACTCATTACCGATCATAATGTTCATGAAACACTGAACATCACCGACAGGGCATATCTCTTGTTTGAAGGTTCTATCCTTAAATCAGGAACCGCCGAAGAACTTGCAAGTGATGAACAGGTTCGCAAGGTATATCTGGGCAAAAATTTTGAATTACGAAGGTAG
- a CDS encoding cytidine/deoxycytidylate deaminase family protein codes for MTEETKHLRPSWDEYFMEVANTVAKRATCDRGRSGCLIVRDRQILVSGYVGSPRGLEHCDEVGHLFKTVTHEDGHTTNHCMRTVHAEQNAICQAARLGIPLDAATLYCRMTPCRTCAMLIINCGITRVVCEKKYHAGAESEEMFRRAGLTLDYISEEILTYNNQ; via the coding sequence ATGACCGAAGAAACAAAACACCTGCGCCCGAGTTGGGACGAGTACTTTATGGAAGTGGCCAATACCGTGGCGAAGCGCGCCACCTGCGACCGCGGCAGAAGCGGTTGCCTGATTGTACGCGACCGTCAGATACTGGTATCGGGCTATGTTGGCTCACCCCGCGGACTTGAACACTGCGATGAAGTCGGACATTTATTTAAAACCGTAACACACGAAGACGGCCATACCACCAATCATTGCATGCGCACCGTTCATGCCGAACAAAATGCCATTTGCCAGGCAGCAAGGCTCGGCATACCGCTCGATGCAGCAACACTGTATTGCCGCATGACACCCTGCCGAACCTGCGCCATGCTTATCATTAACTGCGGAATAACCCGCGTTGTCTGCGAAAAAAAATATCATGCCGGCGCCGAATCCGAAGAAATGTTTCGGCGCGCAGGACTCACACTCGACTATATAAGCGAAGAAATTTTAACCTACAACAATCAATAA